GTCCCCTCCAAGGATGCCTGTGCCCTCCCACAGTGCTCTTCGCCTGCGATGCTTGTCCCCTGGGCTGCCCTTCTGTCCCCTGGAGGAGAGGGTCACCCCCATTCAGTGAAACCAGGGCCACATCTGTGCCAGCTGGGTGCTTTGGGCAACAGGTTTCTGCACCCCAGGCTGCCCCCAATCCATGGGACCCCCACCCAGCCTCCCTTGAACCCCTGTCCCCTGCACCCGGTGCCGTCACCTGCTGTGTGTCCCCTCTCCGCAGGATGACTACCACAAGCTGCTGACCAAGTACGCGGAGGCTGAGAACACCATCGACCAGCTGCGCCTGGGTGCcagggtgggtgctggggctgggacgGCTGCGGGGGGAGCTCCCCGCTCtgctccccctccccagggGTGTCTTCCTCCCCCCTCGCCCCACTTTTCCTCTTGGGGAGCTGCGGTTTAGCCACCCCAGCCCAGGGAGCGGGGGTGAGGCTGCCACAGAGCCCACAGCAAAACCGGGGGGCTGCTGTGCCCCCCCCCCGCAAGCAGCGGGCTCCCCTCTGCGCCAGGCAGGGGGCTGAGCCAAAACAGCTCCAAAATGGCAGTGCTGTCACCCTCACTGCCTCCTGCACCACTGAgcaggtggggaaactgaggcacggatgGTGTCCAGCTGTGACCCCCATCCTCACTCCCACCTGCATGCTGTCCCCATGGGGATGGCTGCTTTGCGGTGCAGGGTGGGTGCCCCAAATCCCCTGTCCCTCCCCAGGTGAGCCTGTACGCCGACCCGCCACGGCCCAGCCACCCCCTCGCCACGGGCACCGTGGGCACCGGCTGCCGCGTCATGTCCCTCAGCATCCCGCGGGCCAGCACGGCGGCGTTCAGCACAACCCCGGCCCCCCCAGCTGGAGGTGGGTCACCCCCTGTTCCCCTCTTCAGCTCCTCACCCTCCTGTCCCAGGTTTGGGGTGTCACTGCTTCCCCGCCCTGGGGGAACTAGTGCTGGGGGGGTCCTCAGCATCACCTTGTCCTCGTGTTTTcttgcagctccagcagcagcaccatcaGATGGGGGGTCATCACCCCAAAATCATTCCCCCTCTTCACCCAGGTGGGGCTGCCCCACCTGCCCAGGGTCATGTCGCTGCCCAGGGATCCCAGGGACCCCGCTGACACAGAGGCTGGCAGGGCAGACCCATAAGCTGCAGGCACAGGCAGGTCCCAGATGGGGGGATGTGCGAtggggggctgcagcaggcGGGGGGCTCAGCCCTTTTTCTTCACATAGGTTGAGGCCCTCGAAGACTGGATCCGGGCAGGGAATCCCCCATCCCCGGAGCAGCTCCAGGTGTGTGAGCCTCTTCCCGACACCCCGCACTGGCGACACacggtggggctggggggtggcaGGGACCAGGCTGGGACATCACCACCCTTGTGCCGCAGAGGTTCAGGAAGCTGAAGGAGGCGCAGGACGCGCTGGAGCGGGCGTACCTGCAAGCCCGACAGCAGCACCCGGGGGACTCGGGGGACTTCGACCCTGACCGGTTGGTATTTGTCCCCCTCCCCGCTGGCAGAGCCCCCAGCCACAGTTCTGCCAGCCCCCGCATTATGGGGTTCTGTGTCACCCCAGCACTGATGGTCGCTGTCTTGCAGGGTGGTGGAAGGAGAGATTTTCTGGCTGGGGCTGCggctggaggagctgaaggagcggctggagctgggggccggggggcagccccccctgcagctcccagccaaGCCCCGCTCCcccacagccccttccccaccGCCGGCTGCCCACTCCCCACGTCCCGAGGTGAGCTGGGCAAGCTGGGGGGTGTGAAGATGCTGGGGCGGGGGCACCCTGCTGCACCTCGGGGCGGGGAGTGCTTCTGTGACCCCTTTTTGCTGTGCCCTGCAGAGCCCGGTGCTGATGGAGGGTCCCCGGGGGACAGTGGGAGACAGCGAGGAGGTGACAGGGAGACTGCCCCGGCCCCTCTGGCGCAAGCAGCTCCGAGTGGAGGAGGATTTTGGTGACCTGCTGGCGCAGTGAGTGCCCCtgtgtggggatggggggagcaGGCAAAGAGTGGGTCCCCAAaccccaccagctcctgccTATGGGTCTCCCCCAGGTACAAGCACTTCAAGTCCTTGCCGGAGTCGCTGAGCCTGGAGCAGCTGAGCCTGGCAGAGAGCGGGTCCCTGGAGGAGGTGGATGGGCCCAGGGCAGGGGACGGTAGCCCCAGCAAGGTCCCCTGCAGGACACGGTCACTAGAGGAGGGGGCTGACCTCGAGACCTCCCCCTTGTAAGTGTTGTGGACGCACAAGTCTCCCAGGCAGGGTGAGCAGGAGGTTTTATGTCATGCCTCAGGTTTTACATCACTGCCGTTGATAGGTTTCAGAGTTAACAGCCTCCATGGGAGAGCTGGCTGCACCAGAGCCTTTTCCCACATttggggctgctctgccctgttATTCCTGCTCCATCCTCTCCCCACAGGCACCCCctggagcagagagcagcacCACTGTCCCCCAAGGAGCCCCCATGGCGAGGAGGCACACAGGGCCACCTGTCCCCAGTCACCGCTGAGGAACCACCAGCCACAACCAAGCCTCCCCTGGGGCTTCCAGAGGCACCAcgggtgtccctgtcccaccGCAGCAGCAGGGCGGGCAGCGCTGTCACCCAGCACCGTCTCCGCAAGGTGAGTCCCCCGAGACTGAGGTTCCCCATCCACTAGCACCCCCAGACCTCGccagggggtcctggggaccTCTGACCCTGCCAGGGGGTCCTGGGGTGTGGGGCACCAATCCTGCCCcacctgctgcctctgcaggaTCAGCGCATCGTGTCACCAGAGACGGACAGTGGCTTCATGGGCTCAGAGGCCAGCAGGGTGTCACCCCCTGTGCACACCCCCGAGCACCGGCCCCCCGGCACCGGGTATGGCTCTGGGTCCCTGCCCACACCCTGGGGGGCGAtttggggacatgggtgggCTGTCTGGAGGAATTTGGGGCATCAAAGGGGAGCAGGAATGGGGGAGAGGTGGGGAGCAGGGGCGGGGTGCTGTTGGGGCTGGGGATGTGCTGGGTGGCACATGGCTGGGGGGACAAGCTGTGGGGGCTGCCTGCATcacctgtcccctccccaggacCCCTGGCTCTCTGGAaccctccatccccatccccaccacccTCCGTCCTCTGTGGAAGAGAGAGGCACCCGCGCATCCCCCCGAGCCGGCGCTGATGGGCATCTACCCCACGGATGGCACAGGGGggccccaccagccccccagTACCCCCTCACAGAGCAGCTCGCCAGCCCGCTGGGCCGAGAGCGGGGGCAGCGAGGGGGGGCCCGACGGCAACAGCAGTGAGTAGAGAGCGTTTGTGGGGAGATGTGTCCCCAGGGACAGAAATTTGGGGGAATACCAGCTCTGATGTATGGGGTGCCCCAACCCCCTTGGGATGCTGGTCTGGGGGTGCCCCCCGcttgctggctctgctctcccagTCTGTTCTGGGGGTGACACCCCCCTGTCCTACACTGCCGACCTCTTCTGACtgtccccccttctccccagctCACACAGACTCGGAAGGCAGAAGCTGCGCCAGCGCTGGCGGCCACCCCCTGAGCACGGCCAGGGACCTGGCGACCACCCCTCTGTCTCCAGAGCCACTGTTCCCTGAACTGCTGTCCTCCGAACTGCCATCCCTCGACCCGTCTCACTGTGACCTGCTGGGCTCCCGCCTGGAGCGTGAGTGAGTGTCCATGTGTCCCAGACTGGGCTGAGTCCCCCCAAATGACACAGAGACCAAGTCTCCAAAGGCTTTGGGGGCTtctttcagcctggagaagagaagctccggggagaccttattgtggtcttcctggacttaaaaggggccgataagaaaaatggggacagactttttagcagggcctgttgtgataggacaaggggtgatggttttaaactaaaggagggagattcaggctggacatgaggtagaaattgttgccctgagggtggtgagagcctggcccaggttggccagagaggtggtggatgaaccatccctggagacatcccaggccaggctggacggggctctgagcaacctgagctggtgaagatgtccctgctcatggcagggctggcactgggggagctgggaaggtcccttcaaccaaactgttctgtgattctgtggttctaagGCACCAGCATCTTCCGTTGGGCAGCAGCAGATTTTTCCCTTCTAGCAGGGCTGGCTCTGGGCTGGGGCTGAGTCCTCTGAACTCTTGACACGTGTGGGCTGGCTGAGCCTGAGCCCCAGGCTTGGCTTTGTGGGGCATCACAGCCTGAGCTGTTCAGTCTTGGCCAGTGGGACTGGGGGGCTGGTGTGGGGTCCAGGGGCACCAGGGCTGCtccccccagcctggctggcCGCGGGCACCCCTCACCGTGGCCTCTGTCCTGTGCAGCCAGGCCATCCGGGCGCTGCGGGACGAGGTgcggcggctgcggcggcggcTGGAGGAGAGTCTGCGCCATTCTCGCAGCCATCCCGAGGGAAAAGccaccccctgtgcccccccggGCAGAAGGCAGCCAGTGACCCTCAGCTCATCATCTCCCAAGGACACAGCATGTTCGGGGTACGTGGTAGGAGGGaccctggggtggggggcatGGCAGCAGCCACCCCTGGTTGGCGGCAGCACCATTTCCCATGggtgtggggacacccccagccccaggtTGTCCTGTTTCTGCAGTGGCCCCGGGGAGGTTGGGCTCATGAGGATgggcagctgggctgtggtggggATGGAAATGCATGAGGTGGCAATGAGGTGTCTGTCTGTTGACAATGGCTCTGTGCCCTCCACAGGGAGCCGAGTCCCCGAGCGCGGGGCCAGGTGGCCCTTGGGGTCCCTCCTGTGAGGAGGGGGAGGTCGGCATCGCTGCCGCGGGACAGGTCGGAGCTGGACACCAGTAAGTGGGACTCCCCTGGGGTGGGTATggaggggacagcggggacacgCTCCTCCCTGAGCACCGCTGCCCCAAATggagctgggtgctgggggctgtgAGACCATGGCACAGGGCAGGTGGCCCAGTGGAACACAGCAGCGCTCAGCCCAGGGCCAAATCCTGTGGATGTGGGGCAAGAACCCATTGGGTCTCCCCAACTCCTCCCTCCTTTGCTGCAGCCTCCAAGTCGGACCCCCCCTCCGCCAGGGCGCAGGCCACCCCCTCCCCACACAAGAGCCCTGGGAGCCCCCCGGATGTGGTGACATTTCGGGGACAGTACACAGGTGggtgccagcagcaggcagtgCTTAGGGCTCAGGAGAGCTGCCCCTGCATTGGGGTCCCCCCTGTGCTGACACTGGGTGTTGACAGGGACACGGTACCAGGCGGTGACACCACGTGCTGCCCCGGCACCCCGAGAAGAGCCGGACACCCAGGAGTGCCCCCGGTGCCACAGGAGTGGGACACCATCAAGTGAGTGACCCCGGGAGCAACCCGAGCCCCTTCTGGGGTGTCCCTTTGGTCACCCCGTTGTGGCCCCCCACACCACCCCTGCTCGTCCTGCACGGGGACAGTCCCCAACACCCTTGCTCCTCTCTCCGCAGCCGGCTCCTGGGTGGGTGATGCTGTGAGGCcgccccagcacagcaccccaAGGAGGGCACGCTGCGCCACGTGccgggcacccatgggtgccccagcACCTGACGGCAGGGACAGAGCTGCACACGGTGGGTGACAGGGGTGGCACATGCTTGGCATGGCTTGTCCCCTCATGGGGGTTGGTGTGGGGGGACAGGGAACAACCCTCAGACACCTGGCACAGTGCTGGCACACTGCTTGAGGACAGAAGTGACAGCCGGTGGTGCCACCACCCACTCCCAGGGGACATGGGTGTTTCCACCCAGAAGTGACAGCCCAGCATAGCATGGGGGTGTGCACCTGGGGCTGCCACTTGATGCACCCCCCTGGGGACATCTAACACCCCTGGGGACATCTGACACCCCGAGGACATCTGGCCACCTTTGTCCCCACAGCAGAGCGTGTCCCCGGTGGCACATTCCCCCCAGGCTCCCGTGTTGGTCCCCGTGCCAAGAAGCTGGAGCATCCCGGACTGTGGTACTTGATGACCAGCCCAGCTGCCACCGCTGCCACCACCGCCATCGGCTGCCTGGCGCCTGTCCCCCTAGTGCCTTATGTCCCCTCTGTGCTGTAAGGATGCTCTGCGGTGGGGGGGCGATATGGGGGTTCAGCATCTCCCTGGGGAGGAGGCTGAACCCGGGAggggctgtgcccccccagGGACCTGCTGCTTTGCCCGCAGAGCCTGGGTGGCAGCTCACAGGGACGGGGAGGGGGATCACACAGCCCCTGGCTCCCTTTTCGGGGGTCTACATGGGGGTGAGCACAGGGAgatgggtgctgggggttgGAGATGGACGAGGTCGGGGAGAGGCATGAGAAACAAGGCGGGGGGAAAGCACAGAGCTCTGGGCAATGGGGGGGTcacagagccctggggagggGTGGTCACAGCCCACAGAGCACACCAAAGCATGTGTCTCCTTCTTCTCTCCAGCTTCTGCTCCCCAGCGGTACCTACCTCAGCTCCAACCCCAGCTGGGGtctccccccagcaccccacagaacagcctcctgctgctgccccccacCACTGCCCAGCCCGGggggggctggaggagctggaccGGTCCCTAAGCCGGGCTCTGGAGGCTGCGCGGAGCGTCGGGGTCACCACCACCCGCATGGGCCGGGCGCTGGCCACCGAGCTGAGCCGGGCACGGGCCCTGCGGGGCTCCTGCCTCTTCTGATGGTCCTCCTGAAACCCCCTGCCCTTGGTGGGGCCACAAGGAAGAGGACGGTTCCCCCATCAGCATATCTGCCAGATCTGtgggcagcagtggggctggaggcaTCTCCACAGGGTTCTGCTCTCAGCCCCATCCCGCTTGCCTTAGACCTGCATCGgttgtccatctgtctgtctgtttgcAGGACCATCCAAGCTGCAGGGAAAGGGCAGAGATGTCCTAAGACCTGCAGCGCCCCGGCAGGAGGGCACCATCCCCTGGATGTGTCCCCCAAGGCAGGTGCCACCCCCTACTTTGTGTAGGACATCCTGCAACCCAGGTGGATCCCCGTTGGCAGCTGTGTTTACCTCTGTGCCTGTATGGGCAGAAACACCCACATTTCCCTATTTTATTCTATATTATTCCTTTTCCCAGCCTTGAGGCTGAGGACTCAATGCCCGGGGCGCAACCCGTGTCCCCCCCTCCATCCTCCACTCTGCCCTTGGACTTGAACTGAGCCGGGTCCTCCCTGggaaaagctcttttttctATCTGATTTCatgtgaattatttttcttcaaggtAGCTAGCAAGCAGCTAAATCACTTTTGGGGTTGATCCACAATATATATaatatgtgtttgtgtgtgtctaTATATAGACacatatgttttgtttttaatttccagcATAATCCTTAGGGCatttgaggtttgttttgtttgttcatttttttgtctGTCGCTGGATGTGGCCACTCAGTGTCATCCGGGCAGAAAAATGAAggatttggggattttcttgGGATACCCAGGGGATTTGGGTTGATAGAAAACTAATCACCCCATGAGACCAAAGCAGGGGCAGGATGGGTCCAGCCAAACCCCCCCGTCCATCCCCTGCAGTGACACTGAAACCCAGCTGTGTTTATGTGTAGGACCTACCTAAAGTGCCCCTGtcaaacttatttatttttgtaatactTTTTTGTATGAAGACCctcattttgggggggggtcgCTAACACCCCTGGTGAGTTACTCAGGTCCAGAACCTCCCGAAAAGCTCAATAGCCACTGAGCCCCAATCCTGCAACCGGCACAGTGAgtggggacagcaatggggcTGCCCCCCACTTTGGGGGGAGATGTGTGGGTTTGGGGGGCATTTTAAAGAGGATTTCTGTGTCTTTTATCCCAAACGCCATAGCCAAGAAATAATATGTTGTTTTCCCGCATCTCCTATTTTGTAATAACCAGCAGAGCCATTTGGATGGTATTTTATACAAAGATAATCACCTatttttgaacaaaataaaCACGGTTGGTTGGCTTGCGGGGTGTTTCTTCCTTTCCGAAGTCATTTCTCGGGTGTGTTTTAGCATCGCCGCACCAGGATCTCTCCCAGGGAGGCATTTTGGGGGCTTGGTGAGAACATTTCCCCTGTCCTGGCCCCGAGCAAGCGGCACAGCAGAGCCCCGGTTGCACTAGGGATGGAAATCGCTTTTATTGAATCACTCGAGTGCTTTAGTACAGAAGAACAGAGATACAGAGATGATACATGTTTGTGCTTCAACACTTTCAAACATTTAGATTCCAGTAATTTCAAGGTAAACAAGTTCCAAGACAGACTAgattggttgtttttttttttatagttttcctttttgataaattattttttatataaataactgtaacagaaaaaaaaaataataaccaaaCGATAATGTCCAACATACAAGAACCTGAAGCATTTGCATTGCTAAACCGAGAAGGAACTCAAACGGGGTGGGAGGACCAAGGGGGAATCAACAAATATCAGTGCAATGATACAGCCTTTGccctaaaaatatatatttaacttTATGGGCAAGGAACAGATGGGTAGGGAAGAGGGGGGCCTAACCACCAACGAGGCAAGAAAGAGAtttgggggaaggaaaaggggggtcACAGCCTTCAGAGGGAGAGAACAAAACGATGGACCCCAAAATATTGCAGTGCACCTAATGGCgggggagggagcggggggCAATCCTGGggtgtaaaaataataataattagaaaaaaaacaaacaccgaAAGAACTAAAATCAGAGGTTTGATTAAATCACTATACACCAAGCTTGTAAGAACATCACAAGACACAGTCATTAATATACACAGAGTCCAGGGGGGGGTCTCGGGGCGACAGCACGCTCAGAAACGCTTCACCACGGGACGACACGAGCGGAGCCGGGCACGGGGGGGCCGAGCTGCCGTGGGATGGAGAGGGATAGATAtaaattaaacttttattttatatatatatatatatatgcattctAAGGAGCacctggggaaggggggggggtgGGGCCATGCGAGCAAATGGGCCCCGTCTCCAGGTTTTGACCGTTTTGGTCCCTTTTTCGCATGGGAATTGCCACAGCGTGAAGCATCCTGGGTGCAGCCCCTCCCCGCCCCAGGCCAGATGTTGGCGTGCACATCTGGTGGGAGCACCTGCCACCCCAAAAGACAAGGGGCAGGCGATGGTGgcggggaccccccccaaaGCAGAGGCCGGAGTGATGATGGCGTGTCCATACGTTCATCCATACATGACCCCAATGAGGAGCAAAACTTTTGGACAATGGTATTTTTCCGGTTGTTTTTTTGTCACCATCATTCGCTAGCAATGGGCAGATGGGTTATTCAGCAATGCGCTCCTGGGTGCTTCAGACAGCTGCAGCTACAAATATATTgatattctttccttttcctcttttaaacaCAATGCATCGGTTttcttaatatatatatatattttggttttggctgTTGTCCCCTCCCTGTGGATAAAATGAGATGGGGAAGGCAGCGGGAGGGGCGGGGAGTCAACACAAGAaagcggggccgggctggggtgGGTGCGGGGGGGTCGCACCCGGGGCTGCGCGCCCGGCAAGGGGGCGAATTCAGCATCGAGTCGGTGGCGGCGTTTCCTTTTaactgctgctttcttcctctgttttattGAGTTTCTTCAGCGTGTCCAGCAGCTTCTGTGGGGTGAGGATGTGTGTGGACCCTGCGGGGGTAGAGGAAAAGGAGCGGGGAGCATCAGTGATGGTTTTGAGAGCCCTCCCCATTGTGCCCCGGCCGCTGTCCCCGGTTCCCCCCGGCGAGGCCTTACCTGCGGCGATGGCCCCGCGCGCCGTGGAAATGCTTGCGAGGAAATGTACggctg
This region of Columba livia isolate bColLiv1 breed racing homer chromosome 19, bColLiv1.pat.W.v2, whole genome shotgun sequence genomic DNA includes:
- the AKNA gene encoding microtubule organization protein AKNA isoform X5; this translates as MLIAFRSPLGGVRGLARSGRDVNEGAGPAHLRRRRDPLLSGGAGPGGGGGGGGERSRERERSREREQGRGRRAEPHSSGRGGTSRAHPAAPPGRGSDDVTYIYNKEVPSPPPLLLGHEAAQVTVTRCPRAMASPAPWLRWTQTELTRWEGEEEEEEEEDDDDDFERRMDEDGVIGLGEDARSPPWGHSEDLEEGSLVEESPWHPRQHLEEEERGSSRGDEGPWGAESDGDPYAELSYEGRWGSGSSGSPEVLRGGRALCQPHGCSTDGGDISGLSDVSHSPTTPSHRHRGWDTSGNTGRGHRQGWTPSRSLQLHLSDNDLCDATSVDPVPKSQLTGTGLPAPGTPDSAPTEEPLGAGPPPAPQLHNRSQVPKKVTPAVLLPQPGRPSRSLSPRQRHVGDKGMRGPSGLGTGTASGTQYTQYGRGRLNHPLPDLSKVAARVKIDQSYRPPRGRALPPNPAAPRGPVGFKSPAEIVREVLLSSGEGVPPEPPTATAGLPQEFRSPRQATALVQQLQDDYHKLLTKYAEAENTIDQLRLGARVSLYADPPRPSHPLATGTVGTGCRVMSLSIPRASTAAFSTTPAPPAGAPAAAPSDGGSSPQNHSPSSPRWGCPTCPGSCRCPGIPGTPLTQRLAGQTHKLQAQVEALEDWIRAGNPPSPEQLQRFRKLKEAQDALERAYLQARQQHPGDSGDFDPDRVVEGEIFWLGLRLEELKERLELGAGGQPPLQLPAKPRSPTAPSPPPAAHSPRPESPVLMEGPRGTVGDSEEVTGRLPRPLWRKQLRVEEDFGDLLAQYKHFKSLPESLSLEQLSLAESGSLEEVDGPRAGDGSPSKVPCRTRSLEEGADLETSPLHPLEQRAAPLSPKEPPWRGGTQGHLSPVTAEEPPATTKPPLGLPEAPRVSLSHRSSRAGSAVTQHRLRKDQRIVSPETDSGFMGSEASRVSPPVHTPEHRPPGTGTPGSLEPSIPIPTTLRPLWKREAPAHPPEPALMGIYPTDGTGGPHQPPSTPSQSSSPARWAESGGSEGGPDGNSTHTDSEGRSCASAGGHPLSTARDLATTPLSPEPLFPELLSSELPSLDPSHCDLLGSRLERDQAIRALRDEVRRLRRRLEESLRHSRSHPEGKATPCAPPGRRQPVTLSSSSPKDTACSGEPSPRARGQVALGVPPVRRGRSASLPRDRSELDTTSKSDPPSARAQATPSPHKSPGSPPDVVTFRGQYTGTRYQAVTPRAAPAPREEPDTQECPRCHRSGTPSTGSWVGDAVRPPQHSTPRRARCATCRAPMGAPAPDGRDRAAHERVPGGTFPPGSRVGPRAKKLEHPGLWYLMTSPAATAATTAIGCLAPVPLVPYVPSVLFCSPAVPTSAPTPAGVSPQHPTEQPPAAAPHHCPARGGLEELDRSLSRALEAARSVGVTTTRMGRALATELSRARALRGSCLF
- the AKNA gene encoding microtubule organization protein AKNA isoform X3, translated to MLIAFRSPLGGVRGLARSGRDVNEGAGPAHLRRRRDPLLSGGAGPGGGGGGGGERSRERERSREREQGRGRRAEPHSSGRGGTSRAHPAGRGSDDVTYIYNKEVPSPPPLLLGHEAAQVTVTRCPRAMASPAPWLRWTQTELTRWEGEEEEEEEEDDDDDFERRMDEDGVIGLGEDARSPPWGHSEDLEEGSLVEESPWHPRQHLEEEERGSSRGDEGPWGAESDGDPYAELSYEGRWGSGSSGSPEVLRGGRALCQPHGCSTDGGDISGLSDVSHSPTTPSHRHRGWDTSGNTGRGHRQGWTPSRSLQLHLSDNDLCDATSVDPVPKSQLTGTGLPAPGTPDSAPTEEPLGAGPPPAPQLHNRSQVPKKVTPAVLLPQPGRPSRSLSPRQRHVGDKGMRGPSGLGTGTASGTQYTQYGRGRLNHPLPDLSKVAARVKIDQSYRPPRGRALPPNPAAPRGPVGFKSPAEIVREVLLSSGEGVPPEPPTATAGLPQEFRSPRQATALVQQLQDDYHKLLTKYAEAENTIDQLRLGARVSLYADPPRPSHPLATGTVGTGCRVMSLSIPRASTAAFSTTPAPPAGAPAAAPSDGGSSPQNHSPSSPRWGCPTCPGSCRCPGIPGTPLTQRLAGQTHKLQAQVEALEDWIRAGNPPSPEQLQRFRKLKEAQDALERAYLQARQQHPGDSGDFDPDRVVEGEIFWLGLRLEELKERLELGAGGQPPLQLPAKPRSPTAPSPPPAAHSPRPESPVLMEGPRGTVGDSEEVTGRLPRPLWRKQLRVEEDFGDLLAHSCLWVSPRYKHFKSLPESLSLEQLSLAESGSLEEVDGPRAGDGSPSKVPCRTRSLEEGADLETSPLHPLEQRAAPLSPKEPPWRGGTQGHLSPVTAEEPPATTKPPLGLPEAPRVSLSHRSSRAGSAVTQHRLRKDQRIVSPETDSGFMGSEASRVSPPVHTPEHRPPGTGTPGSLEPSIPIPTTLRPLWKREAPAHPPEPALMGIYPTDGTGGPHQPPSTPSQSSSPARWAESGGSEGGPDGNSTHTDSEGRSCASAGGHPLSTARDLATTPLSPEPLFPELLSSELPSLDPSHCDLLGSRLERDQAIRALRDEVRRLRRRLEESLRHSRSHPEGKATPCAPPGRRQPVTLSSSSPKDTACSGEPSPRARGQVALGVPPVRRGRSASLPRDRSELDTTSKSDPPSARAQATPSPHKSPGSPPDVVTFRGQYTGTRYQAVTPRAAPAPREEPDTQECPRCHRSGTPSTGSWVGDAVRPPQHSTPRRARCATCRAPMGAPAPDGRDRAAHAERVPGGTFPPGSRVGPRAKKLEHPGLWYLMTSPAATAATTAIGCLAPVPLVPYVPSVLFCSPAVPTSAPTPAGVSPQHPTEQPPAAAPHHCPARGGLEELDRSLSRALEAARSVGVTTTRMGRALATELSRARALRGSCLF